A region of Haliotis asinina isolate JCU_RB_2024 chromosome 7, JCU_Hal_asi_v2, whole genome shotgun sequence DNA encodes the following proteins:
- the LOC137290482 gene encoding cytosolic carboxypeptidase 6-like isoform X1, producing MDENAHCYTLEVSFFSYQTSTTGQAMPYTEEGYMKLGRNLARTFLDYYKLIGYISAKPSSSIVPKPGMYRHRERQNNDRAVSEPNGRNPLDDSRYYSQRYGDKSSREEKSSRRGADYSINSSSSAFSDTPTSIRLQLKERDRRF from the exons ATGGACGAGAACGCCCACTGCTACACCCTGGAGGTGTCGTTCTTCAGCTATCAGACCAGCACCACTGGACAAGCCATGccatacacagaggaaggct ATATGAAGCTAGGCCGAAACCTTGCACGGACATTCCTGGACTACTACAAGCTCATTGGCTACATCAGCGCCAAGCCTAGCAGCAGCATTGTCCCCAAGCCTGGGATGTACCGACACCGTGAGCGCCAAAACAATGACAGAGCAGTGTCTGAACCCAATGGGAGGAACCCCCTGGATGACTCCAGGTACTACAGCCAAAG ATACGGTGATAAATCTAGTCGAGAAGAGAAGAGTTCCCGGCGTGGTGCCGACTACTCgatcaacagcagcagtagcgCCTTCTCTGACACGCCCACATCCATCAGGCTACAACTAAAGGAGAGGGATCGCAGATTCtga
- the LOC137290482 gene encoding cytosolic carboxypeptidase 6-like isoform X2, translating into MDENAHCYTLEVSFFSYQTSTTGQAMPYTEEGYMKLGRNLARTFLDYYKLIGYISAKPSSSIVPKPGMYRHRERQNNDRAVSEPNGRNPLDDSRYGDKSSREEKSSRRGADYSINSSSSAFSDTPTSIRLQLKERDRRF; encoded by the exons ATGGACGAGAACGCCCACTGCTACACCCTGGAGGTGTCGTTCTTCAGCTATCAGACCAGCACCACTGGACAAGCCATGccatacacagaggaaggct ATATGAAGCTAGGCCGAAACCTTGCACGGACATTCCTGGACTACTACAAGCTCATTGGCTACATCAGCGCCAAGCCTAGCAGCAGCATTGTCCCCAAGCCTGGGATGTACCGACACCGTGAGCGCCAAAACAATGACAGAGCAGTGTCTGAACCCAATGGGAGGAACCCCCTGGATGACTCCAG ATACGGTGATAAATCTAGTCGAGAAGAGAAGAGTTCCCGGCGTGGTGCCGACTACTCgatcaacagcagcagtagcgCCTTCTCTGACACGCCCACATCCATCAGGCTACAACTAAAGGAGAGGGATCGCAGATTCtga